Proteins co-encoded in one uncultured Draconibacterium sp. genomic window:
- a CDS encoding ABC transporter permease: MIERFNEIINVLKKNKLRSFLTAFGVFWGIFMLIIMAGAGKGLESGIMDGVGKIATNSFFMWTQRTGKPYEGFRRGRSWNFNNEDVEYIRANLPEVETIAPRIFGSWLSGNNTIRGERSGSFNIKGDYPEWANIDPGEFPKGRWLNEIDIQQRRKVCVIGEKVFDEMFSKDEDPIGEYLKIGGVYYQVVGVIHPISNINMNGRSDESIFLPFTTMQVAYNYGNDVHMLGVAAAEGQSASEVEDKVIALMKKRHKIAPDDVQAVGHVNIEKQFKQFSMLFGGIRILTWIVGIGTLLAGVIGVSNIMLVIVRERTQEIGIMRAIGATPGIIIAQIITESVFLTTIAGYLGLFSGIFLLELVNKGLESAVANGADIFIKNPEVNITIAVSCLLILIISGAIAGYIPAHRAIRIKPIDALRTEN, encoded by the coding sequence ATGATAGAAAGATTTAACGAAATAATTAATGTTTTAAAAAAGAATAAACTCCGAAGTTTTTTAACTGCATTTGGTGTTTTTTGGGGAATATTTATGCTGATAATAATGGCTGGAGCAGGAAAGGGACTTGAATCTGGCATTATGGACGGAGTTGGTAAAATAGCAACAAATTCATTCTTCATGTGGACTCAGCGAACCGGAAAACCTTATGAGGGATTCAGGCGGGGGCGAAGCTGGAATTTTAATAATGAAGATGTGGAATATATTCGTGCTAACCTTCCTGAAGTTGAAACCATTGCTCCCCGTATTTTTGGTTCGTGGTTGAGCGGGAATAATACCATCAGGGGAGAAAGAAGTGGGTCTTTTAATATTAAAGGCGACTATCCCGAGTGGGCCAATATCGATCCGGGTGAATTCCCGAAAGGTCGCTGGCTAAACGAGATTGATATTCAGCAACGTCGGAAAGTTTGTGTAATCGGCGAGAAAGTTTTCGACGAAATGTTTTCAAAGGATGAAGATCCCATTGGAGAATACCTGAAAATTGGAGGTGTTTATTACCAGGTTGTCGGAGTGATTCACCCCATATCGAATATTAATATGAACGGACGTAGCGATGAAAGTATTTTCCTGCCGTTTACCACCATGCAGGTTGCCTACAATTATGGGAATGATGTTCATATGTTGGGAGTTGCCGCAGCCGAAGGCCAGAGTGCAAGCGAGGTGGAAGACAAGGTGATTGCATTAATGAAAAAACGACACAAAATTGCCCCCGACGATGTGCAGGCAGTGGGACATGTAAATATTGAAAAACAATTTAAACAGTTTTCGATGTTGTTTGGCGGCATCAGAATTCTGACTTGGATTGTAGGAATTGGCACTTTACTGGCAGGCGTTATCGGAGTTAGCAATATTATGTTGGTAATTGTTAGAGAGCGCACACAGGAAATAGGAATCATGCGTGCCATTGGCGCTACTCCCGGTATAATTATTGCTCAAATAATCACAGAGAGTGTATTTCTTACAACTATTGCCGGATACCTTGGTCTCTTTTCCGGTATTTTCCTTTTAGAACTTGTTAATAAAGGCCTCGAAAGTGCGGTTGCAAATGGTGCTGATATTTTTATTAAGAACCCTGAAGTAAATATTACTATTGCGGTTTCTTGTCTGTTAATTCTTATCATTTCAGGAGCGATTGCAGGTTATATTCCTGCCCATAGAGCCATTCGAATAAAACCAATTGATGCCTTAAGAACAGAAAATTAA
- a CDS encoding ABC transporter permease, with protein MFDIDKWQEIFATIKKNKLRTFLTGFAIAWGIFMLMVLLGAGNGLSNGVGSNFEGNATNALWIWSRETSIPYQGLKAGRRIYFDMKDYEDIKKMDNIDKISARYFSNSRTYSFKNEYGQYTTQGCHPDYRDIEKLDVREGRFINDIDIQYKRKVVVIGKDIRDALFKKEDTVGEYLNIGGVLYRIIGVYSESDPREGANQGLIPITTAQLLFNVGNLVHDLALTTTDVSKRESLEIEQKVRALLAANHKVDVDDTRAIGIYNSLEDYVETMNIFKAIKMFIWLIGIGTLIAGIVGVSNIMLIVVKERTKEIGIRKAIGASPSSIIGLILLESVFITLLAGYIGMLFGISLMELINFFMEQQTATASNGDQGQFTMFLNPTVDLRIALSSLLLLVSAGALAGYIPAKKAASIKPIEALHYE; from the coding sequence ATGTTCGATATTGATAAATGGCAGGAGATCTTTGCCACCATCAAAAAAAATAAACTAAGAACCTTTTTAACCGGATTTGCAATTGCATGGGGTATTTTTATGCTGATGGTTTTGTTGGGAGCCGGAAATGGTTTGAGCAACGGTGTAGGTTCAAATTTTGAAGGTAATGCAACAAATGCATTATGGATTTGGAGCCGCGAAACAAGTATTCCGTATCAGGGATTAAAAGCAGGCAGAAGGATTTATTTTGATATGAAAGATTACGAAGACATCAAAAAGATGGACAACATCGATAAAATTTCAGCAAGATATTTCAGTAATTCCCGAACCTATTCATTTAAAAACGAATACGGACAATATACCACGCAGGGCTGTCATCCTGATTATCGCGATATCGAAAAATTGGATGTTCGCGAAGGTCGTTTTATTAACGATATTGATATTCAATACAAACGAAAAGTAGTGGTTATTGGTAAAGATATTAGAGACGCACTCTTTAAAAAGGAGGATACTGTTGGTGAATACCTGAATATCGGAGGTGTATTATATCGAATTATTGGCGTATACAGCGAGTCGGATCCACGTGAGGGAGCCAACCAAGGACTAATTCCTATCACCACTGCCCAATTGTTGTTCAATGTTGGCAATTTGGTTCATGATTTGGCACTTACTACAACTGATGTGTCGAAAAGGGAAAGCCTTGAAATTGAACAAAAAGTTCGTGCTTTGTTGGCGGCTAACCATAAAGTTGATGTTGATGATACCCGGGCGATTGGTATTTACAACTCGTTGGAAGACTATGTTGAAACCATGAATATCTTTAAAGCCATTAAAATGTTTATTTGGTTAATTGGTATAGGAACTCTTATTGCCGGGATTGTTGGTGTAAGCAATATTATGTTGATTGTGGTAAAAGAGCGAACCAAGGAAATTGGAATTCGAAAAGCAATTGGTGCGTCACCATCGTCAATTATCGGTTTAATTTTACTGGAATCAGTGTTTATAACACTGCTGGCAGGTTACATTGGAATGTTGTTTGGAATCTCACTGATGGAACTTATTAATTTCTTTATGGAGCAGCAAACTGCTACAGCATCCAATGGTGACCAGGGACAATTTACTATGTTTCTGAATCCGACTGTCGACCTGCGGATTGCGCTTAGCTCGTTGTTATTATTGGTTAGCGCAGGTGCCTTGGCCGGATACATTCCTGCGAAGAAGGCAGCATCAATAAAACCTATCGAAGCACTTCACTACGAATAA
- a CDS encoding TolC family protein, which produces MMKNLLTLFLGILLSAGAINLQAQNVWDLETCIDYAIKNNLQVKRQEINTRHSETMVKQAKDDKLPSLNAQLSNNYNYGHSATSENIYINANSKDGSGNLSSDMTLFNGKILSNTVKQRQLDLDATLMDLRKTKDDIMLSIAAEYLEILFAQEIQLVAEATIEITKQQIERTRQLVDAGSEARGALLEIEAQLAREELDLVNAQNRVQLAYLNLYQLLELPMEESFMIEKPSLPEIQANLTMINAYDVFSTAINVRPEIKAAQLRVESAMKQLAIAKGARYPSLSFRANYYTAYSDANKIYDQTGQPLGTISFGKQVKSNRRYGFGFSLNIPIFNRFQVKNNITNSELQIADYEYQLQQSRNVLRRDIEQVYTNALAAFNRYISTEKAVTSMKEAFRYTEEKFNVGMINSVEYNQSKTNLTNAQSDLIQAKYEYIFRTKILDFYNGVPITL; this is translated from the coding sequence ATGATGAAGAATCTTTTAACCTTATTTTTAGGAATATTACTGTCCGCAGGAGCAATTAATCTTCAGGCGCAAAACGTTTGGGACTTGGAGACTTGCATCGATTATGCCATAAAAAATAATCTGCAGGTAAAACGACAGGAGATAAATACACGACACAGCGAAACCATGGTTAAGCAGGCAAAAGATGATAAACTGCCGAGCCTGAACGCTCAGCTGAGTAATAACTATAATTATGGGCATTCAGCTACCAGTGAGAATATTTATATTAATGCTAACTCAAAGGATGGGTCAGGCAATTTATCTTCTGATATGACATTGTTTAATGGTAAGATTTTATCTAATACAGTAAAACAGCGTCAGCTTGATCTGGATGCAACTTTGATGGATCTGCGAAAAACAAAAGACGATATTATGCTGTCGATTGCAGCCGAATATCTCGAAATACTTTTTGCTCAGGAAATTCAACTGGTTGCCGAAGCTACCATTGAAATAACCAAGCAACAAATTGAGCGTACCCGCCAGCTTGTTGATGCAGGAAGTGAAGCAAGAGGAGCTTTGTTGGAAATTGAAGCGCAACTGGCGCGCGAAGAGTTGGATTTGGTAAATGCACAAAACCGAGTTCAATTGGCTTACCTTAATCTTTATCAATTATTGGAGTTGCCTATGGAGGAAAGTTTTATGATTGAAAAACCATCGTTGCCCGAAATTCAGGCCAATCTAACCATGATAAATGCCTACGATGTGTTTAGCACAGCGATTAATGTACGTCCCGAAATAAAAGCTGCCCAACTGCGTGTTGAGAGTGCAATGAAACAACTGGCCATTGCAAAAGGAGCACGATATCCGAGTCTGTCTTTTCGTGCAAATTATTATACTGCTTATAGCGATGCAAATAAAATTTATGATCAAACCGGGCAGCCGTTGGGAACAATATCATTTGGCAAACAGGTTAAGAGTAATAGAAGATATGGATTTGGTTTTTCTTTAAACATACCTATTTTCAATCGTTTTCAGGTTAAAAACAACATAACAAACTCGGAGTTGCAAATTGCAGACTACGAATATCAGTTACAACAAAGCCGCAATGTTTTACGCCGCGATATTGAGCAGGTGTATACCAATGCTCTGGCTGCTTTTAACCGGTACATTTCAACCGAAAAAGCAGTAACTTCAATGAAAGAAGCTTTCCGTTATACCGAAGAAAAATTTAATGTGGGAATGATCAACTCGGTAGAATACAACCAAAGTAAAACAAATCTGACCAATGCGCAGTCGGATTTAATACAAGCTAAATACGAATATATTTTCCGCACGAAAATACTTGATTTCTACAACGGTGTACCAATCACCTTGTAG
- a CDS encoding efflux RND transporter periplasmic adaptor subunit, with the protein MKKIFKILLIVIIVGSLFGTFYFLYSKSKKQPDVFKTENPKIDNIVKKTVATGSVVPRYEIEIVPQVSGIIDELYVEAGDKIVKDQVLARIKIIPDMVTLNSAETRVNKARINLDDSKIDFDRQQKLFDKNVISYEDYKTAKVSYDTAKEELAAAENNLDLIKNGVTKKAATATNTLVRSTINGMVLDVPVEVGNSVIQSNTFNDGTTIAVVANMNDMIFEGNVDETEVGKIHENMDIILTIGAIDKEEFEAKLKHIAPKGVEENGAIQFEIKADVELKEGQFIRAGYSANANIVLERKDSVMVIPEGLLKFENDSSFVEINVGTDEEPNFEKRFVHTGLSDGINIEITEGLKQEDKVKGEKIDPKKVKETQANNG; encoded by the coding sequence ATGAAAAAAATCTTTAAAATCTTATTAATCGTAATCATTGTAGGTTCGCTTTTCGGAACATTTTATTTCTTGTATTCTAAATCGAAAAAGCAACCCGATGTGTTTAAAACCGAGAACCCAAAAATTGATAACATCGTTAAAAAGACCGTTGCAACAGGTTCGGTTGTGCCTCGTTACGAAATTGAAATTGTTCCGCAAGTGTCGGGAATAATTGATGAGTTGTATGTGGAAGCTGGCGATAAAATAGTTAAGGATCAAGTTTTGGCGCGCATTAAGATTATCCCCGATATGGTAACGCTAAACTCGGCCGAAACCCGTGTAAACAAAGCAAGAATCAATCTCGATGACTCCAAAATCGATTTTGATCGTCAACAAAAACTCTTCGATAAAAACGTGATTTCGTACGAAGATTATAAAACAGCAAAAGTATCTTACGATACAGCCAAAGAAGAGCTTGCCGCTGCTGAGAATAATCTGGATTTAATTAAAAATGGTGTAACAAAAAAGGCAGCAACAGCTACTAATACGCTGGTGCGTTCAACCATTAACGGAATGGTACTCGATGTTCCGGTGGAAGTTGGAAACTCGGTAATTCAGTCGAATACCTTTAACGACGGAACTACTATTGCTGTTGTCGCAAACATGAACGACATGATTTTTGAAGGGAATGTGGATGAAACCGAGGTGGGAAAAATTCACGAAAATATGGATATCATCCTCACTATTGGAGCCATCGATAAGGAAGAGTTTGAAGCTAAGTTGAAACACATTGCTCCTAAGGGAGTGGAAGAGAACGGAGCCATTCAGTTTGAAATTAAAGCCGATGTGGAGCTAAAAGAAGGCCAGTTTATAAGAGCTGGGTACAGTGCCAATGCTAACATTGTTTTGGAGCGAAAAGACAGTGTGATGGTGATACCGGAAGGATTGTTGAAATTTGAGAACGATTCGTCTTTTGTTGAAATTAATGTGGGAACCGATGAAGAGCCCAATTTTGAAAAACGTTTCGTACACACCGGCCTTTCTGACGGGATAAATATTGAAATAACTGAAGGATTGAAACAGGAAGATAAAGTGAAAGGCGAAAAAATCGATCCGAAGAAAGTTAAGGAAACACAAGCCAATAATGGTTAA
- a CDS encoding C10 family peptidase, whose amino-acid sequence MSNRKLFRLAMVVAALFLINACNQLDIDDTLGTSETTIKSTSPNDIDYDVSLKSAKYFMKSTEGNNKIASIEPFVVDGDTLMFIFNFNEGWQVVSGDKRTEPILASDTIGQLSISNLDNPGVATWLSDMADQILFLKKNNPQVACDDAINAWLLIDKAAYFTEENLAKYREKYNAIYSTENGSQLKSSQIIRPIDGYNWVRRLVSVTSTPWTTSAQKGPLLQTKWGQGFPWNTDVPSYWGDMPDGSEGWVKCPTGCTAVAMAQVIYNMHYKINKPTGLYHTVSNTGYVYDSGNYSVSFSRGNYVSNSPRWDSMPQIYSYFATNYEYVGDLMADVGNRVGMEYGEESGASPSKNGFGYYNITCDEGDYNYSTVYSNLQSNTPVLLTAYATKKKKGVWPFKRTVYSDGHAWVIDGYKKKQKTYTYTYEWELVEGYSGSYAASDPYAAHTAKELMPSATGEIYPGKRETETYTSTSTYLFMNWGWDGSYDSGEYSTSSSAVWTGSGYDYQYKKYTFYNFR is encoded by the coding sequence ATGTCAAACCGAAAATTGTTTAGGCTTGCGATGGTAGTAGCTGCATTATTTTTAATTAATGCATGTAACCAACTGGACATAGACGATACTCTAGGTACTTCAGAAACAACAATTAAGAGTACCTCTCCAAATGATATTGACTATGACGTAAGTCTCAAAAGTGCAAAATATTTTATGAAATCAACAGAAGGCAATAATAAAATTGCAAGTATTGAACCCTTTGTTGTTGATGGAGATACACTTATGTTTATTTTTAATTTCAATGAAGGCTGGCAAGTTGTATCTGGCGATAAACGTACAGAACCAATATTGGCATCAGATACAATAGGACAATTATCCATATCAAACTTGGATAATCCGGGAGTTGCAACCTGGTTAAGCGATATGGCAGACCAGATTCTATTCCTAAAAAAGAATAATCCCCAAGTTGCCTGTGATGATGCAATAAATGCCTGGTTACTAATTGACAAAGCTGCGTATTTCACAGAAGAAAATTTAGCGAAGTACCGTGAAAAGTACAATGCTATATATAGCACTGAAAATGGTTCCCAATTAAAAAGTTCGCAAATTATAAGACCAATAGATGGTTATAATTGGGTCAGGCGTTTGGTTTCTGTAACTTCCACCCCCTGGACCACATCTGCACAAAAAGGGCCTTTATTGCAAACTAAATGGGGACAAGGTTTTCCCTGGAATACTGATGTGCCATCTTATTGGGGAGATATGCCAGATGGTTCAGAAGGATGGGTCAAGTGCCCTACAGGTTGTACAGCTGTTGCAATGGCCCAGGTAATCTATAATATGCATTACAAAATTAATAAACCAACAGGGCTGTACCATACAGTAAGTAATACCGGATATGTTTATGACAGTGGAAATTACAGTGTCAGTTTTTCAAGAGGTAACTATGTTTCCAATTCTCCCAGGTGGGATTCAATGCCCCAGATATATTCTTATTTTGCAACAAACTACGAATACGTTGGTGATTTAATGGCTGATGTTGGCAACAGGGTTGGGATGGAGTATGGAGAAGAAAGCGGAGCAAGCCCAAGTAAAAACGGGTTTGGCTATTATAATATTACCTGCGATGAAGGCGATTATAATTACAGTACCGTTTACTCTAATTTACAAAGTAATACCCCGGTTCTTTTAACAGCCTATGCAACAAAGAAAAAGAAAGGGGTGTGGCCGTTTAAAAGAACGGTTTACAGCGACGGACATGCGTGGGTGATTGATGGTTACAAAAAGAAGCAAAAAACATATACATATACTTATGAATGGGAATTGGTTGAAGGTTATTCCGGCAGCTATGCTGCCAGTGATCCCTATGCTGCACATACAGCAAAAGAATTAATGCCTTCTGCCACAGGAGAGATATACCCGGGCAAACGCGAAACAGAGACCTATACTTCAACTTCTACTTATTTGTTTATGAACTGGGGATGGGATGGTTCCTATGATTCCGGGGAATATTCAACAAGTAGCTCGGCTGTTTGGACAGGTTCAGGGTATGATTATCAATATAAGAAATACACTTTTTATAATTTTAGATAA
- a CDS encoding DUF4249 family protein, whose translation MKSIMRYWKNYRPLAFISALILCSSCVQDINIEEESEEKIVVNCVLVPDSIQTLTLTYSNLLNHFYYDEVKTATATLFCNDTEVGNFEKTGYSRWQLKHIPEAGSDYRIKVKVPDWPEISASTTMPSSVQVIKDHGNNTNTRRYFKQLYAETPYWMFIIRQYKDTVMLIPEIMPADQLENSLGTNHPYRDDFNMSDNIMFYDTGGEGTTTEHIAYMRITQLEDGMENEISFYMEGSFRQSLVFFRAASAEYDLYMKSSVQKMMVNSTFDDPSSWFDESGIYSNINNGLGIFAAYTDHIVQCHYVLDNIEE comes from the coding sequence ATGAAATCGATTATGCGGTATTGGAAAAACTATAGGCCGTTGGCTTTTATATCTGCTCTTATACTATGTTCATCATGTGTTCAGGATATAAATATTGAAGAAGAGAGTGAAGAAAAAATAGTGGTCAACTGTGTGCTTGTGCCTGACAGTATCCAAACACTAACGCTTACTTATAGTAATCTTTTGAACCATTTTTATTACGATGAAGTGAAGACTGCCACGGCGACATTATTTTGTAACGATACAGAAGTGGGGAATTTTGAAAAAACAGGCTATTCGAGGTGGCAGTTAAAACATATCCCGGAAGCAGGTAGCGACTACCGGATAAAAGTGAAAGTCCCAGACTGGCCGGAAATTAGTGCTTCAACTACTATGCCTTCTTCTGTGCAAGTAATAAAAGACCATGGCAACAATACAAACACCAGACGTTATTTTAAACAGCTATATGCCGAAACACCTTACTGGATGTTTATAATAAGACAATATAAAGACACTGTAATGTTAATTCCGGAAATAATGCCAGCTGACCAGCTTGAAAACTCCTTAGGCACAAACCATCCATACAGAGACGATTTTAATATGTCGGATAATATAATGTTCTATGACACCGGTGGAGAAGGCACAACTACGGAGCATATTGCATATATGAGGATAACCCAATTAGAAGATGGAATGGAAAATGAAATATCATTTTATATGGAAGGTTCCTTCCGTCAAAGCCTGGTATTTTTCAGGGCTGCATCTGCCGAATACGATCTATATATGAAAAGCAGCGTACAAAAAATGATGGTGAACAGTACTTTTGATGATCCGTCCAGTTGGTTCGACGAAAGCGGGATATATTCCAATATCAACAACGGGTTGGGAATATTCGCAGCTTATACCGATCATATAGTACAATGTCATTATGTTTTGGACAATATTGAAGAATAG
- a CDS encoding ABC transporter ATP-binding protein yields MISLNNVHKSYVTGSNSLHVLKGIDLEIKTGEFVSIMGSSGSGKSTLLNILGILDNYDEGSYYLNGSLVKDMSEKKAAKLRNELVGFVFQSFNLISFKNAMENVALPLYYQGVSRKKRNKIAEEYLDKVGLLDWATHLPSEMSGGQKQRVAIARSLISQPKIIFADEPTGALDTSTSYEVMDILKEINDDGITVILVTHEHDIASMTQKIVRLKDGRIDEIIKNGELKNFQHQYAKEFETT; encoded by the coding sequence ATGATTAGTCTAAACAATGTTCACAAGTCGTACGTAACGGGTAGTAACTCGTTACACGTACTAAAAGGAATCGACCTTGAAATTAAGACTGGAGAGTTCGTCTCGATTATGGGGTCTTCAGGTTCCGGAAAATCAACTTTATTAAATATCCTTGGAATTTTGGATAACTACGATGAAGGATCGTATTATCTGAACGGATCGTTGGTAAAAGATATGTCGGAAAAAAAGGCCGCAAAACTCCGTAACGAGTTGGTCGGTTTTGTGTTTCAGTCGTTCAACCTCATTTCATTTAAAAATGCCATGGAAAATGTGGCACTTCCACTGTATTACCAGGGAGTGAGTCGGAAAAAGCGCAACAAAATTGCAGAGGAATACCTTGATAAAGTTGGTTTGCTGGATTGGGCAACACACTTACCAAGCGAAATGTCGGGCGGACAGAAACAGCGTGTTGCTATTGCACGTTCGCTCATTTCTCAGCCAAAAATAATTTTTGCCGATGAACCAACAGGTGCGCTCGACACCAGTACTTCGTATGAGGTAATGGATATTTTGAAAGAAATTAATGATGACGGAATTACAGTTATTCTGGTAACGCACGAGCACGATATTGCTTCGATGACCCAGAAAATTGTGCGACTGAAAGATGGCCGGATTGATGAGATCATTAAAAACGGCGAATTGAAAAACTTTCAGCATCAGTACGCCAAAGAGTTTGAAACTACGTAG
- a CDS encoding FAD-dependent protein, with protein MGTTTVSLKLPTDFSPELLQSRIAKTLRIKNFSFELETKSLDARNKSNIHWLVKVVVTSPELKGDEYIEKEKLEIPYKKSNKKIVVVGSGPAGFFNAFVLQKAGFDVTLIERGSDVTTRGKAISTFERTGAFNAKNNYAFGEGGAGTFSDGKLTSRSKRISKEKQFILESYIEAGAPDEILYMTHPHLGTDNLRKIVQNLREAFESLGGKFLFETMLEDVVIVNSKVKEVVTSKGNFPADALFIAPGHSAFETYKMLIKRGIPFRTKNFAIGSRMEHRQETINKAQWGQPQLPGVKAAEYRLTSQADGKHSVFSFCMCPGGMVVPAAAYEHTNIVNGMSYYKRNGNFANAACVAAIHPDELAGKTVSPVEALDNLQKLEESFYQYTGSYAAPACSINDFLKQKGKVSQFETSYPLGLKPAPLWDLLPKPIVESMQVGLRDFIRKMRGFENGNLLGFESKTSSPVQVIRNKSGLCEGFDNLYIVGEGSGYAGGIISSAADGIKAAMHFIESE; from the coding sequence ATGGGAACAACAACAGTTTCGTTAAAATTGCCTACCGACTTCAGCCCGGAATTGCTTCAAAGCAGGATAGCCAAAACACTGCGTATTAAAAACTTTTCATTCGAGCTTGAAACTAAAAGTCTGGATGCCCGGAATAAATCGAATATCCACTGGCTGGTAAAAGTTGTTGTTACATCGCCAGAGTTAAAGGGCGACGAATACATTGAAAAAGAAAAACTGGAAATACCCTATAAAAAAAGCAACAAAAAAATCGTGGTTGTGGGAAGTGGTCCTGCAGGATTTTTTAATGCCTTTGTACTGCAAAAAGCAGGATTCGATGTTACATTAATCGAACGCGGCTCTGATGTTACAACGCGTGGAAAAGCTATTTCCACTTTTGAAAGAACCGGTGCTTTTAACGCCAAAAACAATTACGCTTTTGGTGAGGGTGGAGCCGGAACATTTTCTGACGGAAAACTTACTTCGCGCTCTAAACGCATTTCAAAAGAAAAACAGTTTATTCTTGAAAGCTATATAGAAGCCGGTGCCCCGGATGAGATTTTATACATGACTCACCCACACCTGGGAACCGACAACCTGAGAAAAATTGTACAAAATCTGCGCGAAGCATTTGAAAGTTTGGGAGGCAAATTTTTGTTTGAAACGATGCTCGAAGATGTGGTAATTGTCAATTCAAAAGTGAAAGAGGTAGTTACGTCAAAAGGAAATTTCCCCGCCGACGCTTTGTTTATTGCTCCCGGTCATTCGGCTTTCGAAACCTATAAAATGCTAATCAAAAGAGGCATTCCATTCCGCACTAAAAACTTTGCTATTGGCAGCCGGATGGAACACAGGCAAGAAACCATTAACAAAGCGCAGTGGGGACAGCCACAACTTCCCGGAGTTAAAGCTGCCGAATACCGACTTACGTCACAAGCCGATGGGAAACATTCCGTATTTTCGTTTTGTATGTGCCCGGGCGGCATGGTTGTTCCGGCGGCAGCCTACGAACACACCAACATCGTTAATGGCATGAGCTACTACAAACGCAACGGCAACTTTGCTAATGCTGCCTGTGTAGCAGCGATTCATCCTGATGAGCTTGCCGGCAAAACAGTTTCTCCTGTTGAAGCGCTGGACAATCTGCAAAAACTGGAAGAAAGTTTTTATCAATATACGGGGAGCTATGCTGCTCCGGCATGTTCCATCAACGACTTCCTGAAACAAAAGGGCAAAGTGTCACAGTTCGAGACCAGTTATCCGCTGGGATTAAAACCGGCTCCACTATGGGACTTGCTACCCAAACCGATTGTTGAATCGATGCAGGTTGGCTTGCGGGATTTTATCCGCAAAATGCGTGGTTTTGAAAATGGCAACCTTTTAGGTTTCGAAAGTAAAACTTCATCACCCGTTCAGGTAATTCGCAACAAAAGTGGTTTATGCGAAGGATTCGATAACTTATACATCGTTGGCGAAGGCAGTGGCTATGCCGGAGGCATTATTTCAAGTGCTGCCGATGGCATAAAAGCAGCCATGCATTTCATTGAATCGGAATAA